From one Lolium rigidum isolate FL_2022 chromosome 4, APGP_CSIRO_Lrig_0.1, whole genome shotgun sequence genomic stretch:
- the LOC124648354 gene encoding mitogen-activated protein kinase kinase kinase 17-like — protein sequence MSMAVSKQWTRVRTLGRGASGAEVFLAADDASGELFALKSACPSGAAALRREHRIMSDLRSPRVVSCIGGQAGRDGSYQLFLEFAPGGSIADEVARSGGSLDEPTVRAYAADIARGLAYLHGESMVHGDVKARNVVIGAYGRAKLADFGCSRKAGCGPIIGGTPAFMAPEVARGEEQGPASDVWALGCTVVEMATGRAPWSGMDGDALAVMHRIGYTNVLPEVPQWLSAEAKDFLACCLMREAGDRCTAAQLLEHPFLACSVVFDTKLEEDVKGKWVSPKSTLDAAFWESESDSEDELSSSHSSAERIKVLSCQTSSLPDWDSDEGWIDVLSAATTEAQVVEVAVPAVEMTDPDDSIISAESCIAIAECGVSNLALEYRSHGGALNAGESDHGSVDGSRDHQSSEISVSHELASCKLRFCSRSITNEVDFVLAHDHALFSLLLCVTRFFSFPLRHVRLANSVKRPRHVVAPI from the coding sequence ATGTCCATGGCTGTGAGCAAGCAATGGACCCGGGTGCGCACGCTTGGCCGCGGCGCGTCGGGCGCAGAGGTGTTCCTGGCGGCGGACGACGCGTCCGGCGAGCTGTTCGCGCTCAAGTCTGCGTGCCCGTCCGGCGCCGCGGCGCTGAGGAGGGAGCACAGGATCATGTCTGACCTGCGCTCCCCGCGCGTCGTGTCCTGCATCGGCGGCCAAGCCGGGCGCGACGGGTCGTACCAGCTCTTCCTCGAGTTCGCCCCCGGCGGCTCTATCGCCGACGAGGTGGCGAGGTCCGGCGGTAGCCTCGATGAACCTACCGTCCGGGCGTACGCGGCGGACATTGCCAGAGGCCTCGCGTACCTCCATGGCGAGTCCATGGTGCACGGAGATGTCAAGGCGAGGAACGTCGTGATAGGCGCCTACGGCCGCGCCAAGCTCGCGGATTTCGGGTGCTCAAGGAAGGCTGGCTGTGGCCCGATCATCGGCGGCACGCCGGCGTTCATGGCGCCGGAGGTAGCCCGCGGCGAGGAGCAAGGCCCGGCGTCCGACGTCTGGGCGCTCGGCTGCACGGTGGTCGAGATGGCCACCGGCCGCGCGCCCTGGAGCGGTATGGACGGCGACGCGCTCGCGGTGATGCACCGGATCGGGTACACGAATGTCCTGCCCGAGGTGCCCCAATGGCTATCTGCGGAGGCCAAGGACTTCTTGGCCTGTTGCCTTATGAGGGAAGCCGGTGACAGGTGCACGGCGGCGCAGCTGCTGGAGCATCCGTTCTTGGCATGCTCTGTTGTGTTCGACACGAAGCTGGAAGAAGATGTCAAGGGCAAGTGGGTGTCCCCGAAGAGCACGCTGGACGCGGCATTCTGGGAGTCGGagtcggacagcgaggacgagctgTCATCGTCGCACAGCTCGGCGGAGAGGATCAAGGTACTGTCCTGCCAAACCTCGTCTCTCCCTGACTGGGACTCGGACGAGGGCTGGATCGACGTGCTCTCCGCAGCGACAACGGAAGCTCAAGTAGTCGAGGTTGCCGTGCCGGCCGTGGAGATGACTGACCCGGACGACTCGATCATCAGCGCAGAATCATGCATTGCCATTGCAGAGTGCGGGGTTAGCAACCTTGCATTGGAGTACAGAAGCCATGGCGGCGCCCTCAACGCGGGAGAATCGGATCATGGTTCAGTCGACGGCAGTAGGGATCATCAGTCTTCAGAAATTTCAGTTAGCCACGAGCTAGCATCATGTAAATTACGGTTTTGTAGCAGAAGCATTACTAATGAAGTAGATTTCGTTCTCGCACATGATCATGCTCTGTTTTCGCTGCTCCTCTGTGTCACACGCTTCTTCTCGTTCCCATTGCGACACGTTCGACTAGCAAATTCCGTGAAAAGACCGCGCCACGTCGTGGCTCCTATCTGA